From the Trueperaceae bacterium genome, one window contains:
- a CDS encoding aspartate kinase, translating to MSAAPPDPPHVWKFGGTSVGDLERIRKVAGRIERAVERGGRVVVTVSAMGRTTDRLVGMARDLADRPDKRELDALMATGETQSSALLAVALRALGVPARSRSGAQAGFRVSDLHGEARITEVDPRRVLADLDEVPVVVVAGFQGATPAGDVATLGRGGSDTTAVALAAALGAPTCEIFTDTDGVYTTDPHRVPNATRLETIDYDEMLELAQLGAKVLHPRAVWYARTYGVEVHVRSSFSYAPGTRVTAHPREEARMIRENPVTGVALDAHHARIDLVGLPDAPGVAARLFGALGDAGVSVDMIIQGVPGEDASRQQMAFTVDEDVVPDALDAVQPVLDEIGGRADASEDVVKLSIVGVAVGSTPGVAGRMFDAVASVGANIVMVATSEVRVSVVLPAAYADDALAAVHHAFGLEGDA from the coding sequence ATGAGCGCCGCACCCCCCGACCCCCCGCACGTCTGGAAGTTCGGGGGCACCAGCGTCGGCGACCTCGAGCGCATCCGCAAGGTCGCCGGCCGCATCGAACGCGCCGTCGAGCGCGGAGGCCGCGTCGTCGTCACCGTCTCGGCGATGGGCCGCACCACCGACCGCCTCGTCGGCATGGCCCGCGACCTCGCCGACCGCCCCGACAAGCGCGAGCTCGACGCCCTCATGGCGACCGGTGAGACCCAATCGAGCGCCCTTCTGGCGGTCGCCCTCCGCGCGCTCGGCGTGCCCGCCCGCTCGCGCAGCGGAGCGCAGGCCGGCTTTCGCGTGAGCGACCTGCACGGCGAAGCGCGCATCACCGAGGTCGACCCCCGCCGCGTCCTCGCGGACCTCGACGAGGTCCCCGTCGTCGTGGTCGCCGGCTTCCAGGGCGCCACCCCCGCCGGCGACGTCGCGACCCTCGGGCGGGGCGGGTCGGACACCACCGCCGTCGCTCTCGCTGCGGCGCTCGGCGCGCCCACGTGCGAGATCTTCACCGACACCGACGGGGTCTACACGACCGACCCGCACCGCGTCCCGAACGCCACGCGGCTCGAGACGATCGACTACGACGAGATGCTCGAACTCGCCCAACTCGGCGCGAAGGTGCTGCACCCCCGCGCGGTCTGGTACGCCCGCACGTACGGCGTGGAGGTCCACGTCCGCAGCAGCTTCTCCTACGCGCCCGGCACCCGCGTCACGGCGCACCCCCGCGAGGAGGCCCGCATGATCCGCGAGAACCCCGTCACCGGCGTCGCGCTCGACGCCCACCACGCCCGCATCGACCTCGTCGGCCTGCCCGACGCCCCCGGCGTCGCCGCCCGCCTCTTCGGCGCGCTCGGCGACGCCGGCGTCTCGGTCGACATGATCATCCAGGGCGTCCCCGGCGAGGACGCCAGCCGCCAACAGATGGCCTTCACCGTCGACGAGGACGTCGTCCCCGACGCCCTCGACGCCGTCCAGCCGGTGCTGGACGAGATCGGGGGTCGCGCCGACGCCAGCGAGGACGTCGTCAAACTCTCGATCGTCGGCGTGGCGGTCGGGTCGACGCCCGGCGTCGCGGGCCGCATGTTCGACGCCGTCGCGTCGGTCGGCGCGAACATCGTCATGGTCGCCACCAGCGAGGTGCGCGTCTCCGTCGTGCTACCCGCCGCGTACGCCGACGACGCGCTCGCCGCGGTCCACCACGCCTTCGGCCTCGAAGGCGACGCCTGA